AAAACAATCATAAATGGATGACAAAGAACACAGAGTATATATAGAGGTATAAAAGTACCGCCAAATAGGTGACATTTGGTGTCATTTCCGGTTCCGGTTGTCCAGGAAGTGGTGCTTTCCAGTGTGGAACTGCACTTGCCTATTAGTATATTTAGGCAAATATTTTCACAAATAAAGACAATGATATTCATAATACAATGGGGTATGAGGCAACCTATTTTGCCTATGTAGGGGGAGAGAAGAAAGGTGACGTGCCTGGTGTGGAGAAAATTGGAAAAGAGATCGTTCCCCGGAGTCGGCGGGACTGGAAGTGATGTAACTTCCGGTCCTGACCCGATGGAACGCATTGGTGGAATGCATAGTGGCCAGTGTGCAAGcgtgtggagatggtagtagtaagcagcagcatcaggataccacatatggtgatgctgcatatgttaacGCAGGGCTGTGGGGACAaatttggcaccctggccatgcttcaccttctgcccacatattctacatatggccatgttaacctttTCCGGCGGCTTAACGAAAAACTGCCACGCTGCCGAGtatgtgattttccccccaacagtccgcactgactgactgctacagctgCTTCCATGAACCCTTGTACCACTACATCCCAGGTAGGTAGGGTGCTGCGAAGCAGGAGGTGTACCcttggcacgtttggctcctaagctcccactgctgccaccctgctgactcccaagccatgctttcaacacatataaccatcaacatgaactgaaaatatatttttcctttttgcactgaaataggccactaaagtattttaccacaaataaatgcaacagtgaaatgtgtatatttttttcctttttgtactcaaataggccactaaatgctttcaacacataaccgccgaagtgaactgagaatgtatttttctttttgtactgaaataggccactaaatgctttcaacacatataaccgtcgacgtgaactaagaatatatttttttttgttctgaaaAAAGCCGCCAagcgctttcaagacatatataTAACCGCCGacttgaactgagaatatatttttctttttgtactgaaataggccactaaatgctgtcaacacatataacttccgacgtgaactgagaatatattttcccttttgtactgaaataggccactaaaagttTTCAACACAATTGCCAACATGaactgagaatacatttttctttttctactgaaataggccactaaatgctttcaacaaatatgctgtcaacacatataacctccaacgtgaactgagaatacattattctttttgtattgaaatacaaaatagcacatataaccgccaacgtgaactgagaatatatttttctgtttttactgaaataggccactaaacgcttttagcacatatagctgccgacgtgaactgagaattttttttcttctttttgtactGCAATAGGCCTCTAAATTCTTTCAACACATAACCGCCgacgtaaactgagaatatatttttctttttgtgccgaaataggccattaaacgctttcaacacaaataactgccgaagtgaactgagaatatatttttgttttggtactgaaatacaaaacaaCACATATACCCTCCAACTtgaactgacaatttatttttatttttgcactgaaatagaccactaaacgctttcaacacatataaccgtcgAAGAGAtcatagaatatatttttatttctgtactgaaataggccactaaacgctttcaacacatattacTTCAGAAGTGAActgggaatatatttttctttttgtactgaaataggccagtaaatgcttttagcagaaataaatgcaccagtgaaatgcatatatatttctttctgtactgaaataggttacTAAATGCTTTCAGCACATAcagtataactgcagaagtaaactgagaatatatttttctttttgtactaaaatagaccactaaacgcaTTTAGCAGAAAcaaatgcaccagtgaaatgcgtatatttctttccttttagtactgaaataggacactgtacgctttcaccacatataactgcagaagtgaagtgcgtatatattttttgttttgtactgaaataggccactaaagtattgaaccacaaataaatgcaacagtgaagtgtgtatttttttcctttttgtactgaaataggacactgaacgctttcaccacatatcaCTGCAGAAGTgtaatgcgtatatatttttcctttttgtactgaaataggccaataaactctttcaccacaaataactgcagaagtggaatgagtagatatatatttttttctttttccacagatataagccactaaaggcttttcaacacagcacatgcaccccaataacaagaaaaaattgctggaatgccagagctgtataatggctatttggatctccCTACACTTCCCtacacttttttttcacaataaggtttttctagcactgtctctAGTGACTttagatgtctctccctgcactaagatgctgtgaaatgattccttcctatcctttccatgCATtttgaataatgtttccctgcacttgcaaatggctttttttttttcacaatgaggttttcagTATAACTCTCCCTCGCACCTACAACATTTGTCCCTGTACTCAGAATacttgaaaatgtctgaatccaagatggctgcaggCTTTTatcgggctgtgacatcacagggctggctggctgctgattggctgcatgcatggcattatgggtcagccagCCTCCCCAGAGTTCCTtgacccatgtcctcacacatgtagcagccattgtagccaccattttaggaaaaattacgatacattaccacaaagcgcaaggaaattcgcatacgttggaaattgtattttttctgaaattcggatcgaattccacttcgtcagcttagaGTCGCTTATCTCTAATCTGAATCACAATGCATTTTTATAAATTAACCCACATATTATCATGTTACTATTTATAATATCTTTACTACATAAACCAAAGTTCAGTAACTTACCAACATTGCAGAGATTGATCATGAAAACACACAACAGAATCAGGTGAATTTTCAATCGATTTTGACCTTCACGCTTTTTGACTATGGTATTGAAGGAGTCTTTGATATAAGTCAGAACTGATTTCTTTGCAGGTATATTTATTTCTTCACTTTCATCTCCACCATGATGTTCTTCATAAAGTCTGCTAAATCTATTTAACGGTTTTGATTCTTGCAGCCAAATCAAGATGTATAAAGCTCCAAGCAAATTGCAGCCACAGTACACTCCAAATAAAACGGGAAATGTACTATGTTCAAGAAGCAGTCCACTGAGCAGAAAGCCAAATGTTCCTCCAAGAAATATCATAGATTCAGCAATGCCTATACGAAAAGTGCGGTTCACACTTTCTGTTACATCAGCTAAGTAGCTGAATACACTTAAAAACATGGAAACATGGCCTCCTGAGATACCAATCaacacagcagcagcaaatgcccAGTACACAGTCATGCTTTTAATATAGTATATGGCAATGTAGAGTCCCCCACTTGCAACAGCGAAGACACAAGGCAGCATCATTCCTACTCTGCGGCTACCCATGTCTGACCATGCTCCAAGAAAGAGAGCTGGTAAGATGGACAACAGACTCATAATGGCAATTTGAATTAACATTATGTATGATCCTCTGCTTTGAACAGCTTTGAATTCTTCTTTATTTTCCTGAATATTTCCACATATTGAGTGATTGTAAGATTCCTGGCAAACCTGAAAAATAAACATAACTGAAAATAAGAAATCACAGGGATATTTTTATGTGGatgaaatattttaaaaacttGTATTGAGAACACAAGAACACATATGTACATAGGACAACATCTTAACATGGAAAATGGAGTATGATCTTCATGCAGTACTGTACAGAGCGGGAGATACTATGCAGATTGATGCATCTTTTTTGTGTAAAAGATTCAGTGTAACATGCAAATGATTCATTTAAATCTCTGGGATCAAGACAAAAATAGGGTAATGTAGAGAATTTGCATAAAATAATAGAAGATGTGCAGCAAGCTCAGGAGGAGCTggcgtggaggatgggagtggtagggcTGTTAAAGCCAATTacagtggctttcctcacacCGTAATTTCCTAGAGTCATGCAGTGAGAGGAGatcacaccctttcttcccctgGGGCATACCTTGATGTTGGGACTCTTTCCTGATGGTAGTcaggggtgcccttgatgttaagtgtTTGTATGAGTGCAAGGCACGGCAGGGTgtgtagagtgcaatggccagCATATGGTTCAAGAGTCAGTAACCAAGCCAAATTTAGCAGAATAAACTTTTCTCTTTACTGAAGTAGATCAGATGAGAGCAAGTCACAGACCCAACTGTACACTGTGCAATTATTCCCAGATTACCATGTATGGATTAGGAAAGATGGGAGTTATGAGCCTGACATAACATTACATTAAAGGACATAAACAAAATAACAATTTGCAGATACCACCTTGCTCTGGGGTACTTCAGATTCAATACTTACCTGTTAAGTACCCTGTATTTCCAGTGCCATTGCTCATGAGTTTCCTTTCTAGTGTTTCTTAGGGCCCCAACATGCATGAATTTTGTCTGCCATTTTTTACAACTTAACAAAATGCCAAAGATACCACTTGCGTTtgtcttttatgtttttagtAGTGAAGTACTGAAAGACAGCATGAAATGTGTGAATTCAGTATTATCGTGCTGCAATATATCAGGTTGACACATGTGACTGTTGCACCAAATTATTGGCCGCAGAGGTCTGTGATTGTCaaatttaaccctttcccgaTATCTGTTGTACATTTATGGCACATCCAGAAGTAACTTCCTAACAGCCGCCGTACAGCGTTCAGCGGTAGTGgtccggctgttactgacagccaagCCACTGCTGTACACGCTGGCATCAGTATGTATGAAGTGTATGGTGAGAGAGGGTTCCCTCCTCATCCCCAACGGGTCCCCACACTGCAgtgatggggacctgatggctgaGAAGAGAGCCTGATGCCTTCCACATCAgggcttgccttctatggaagcctgtgagacccagccctctgggtctcacaggcaatcAGGATGCCATTGTATTATACTGTAATACAtatctattgtaaaaaaaagtgtttttcataataataataataattacaaaaATTCACGTTCAAAAAACGACTCTTTCCCATAAacacatataaaattgtaaaagagAAAAACAGACAAATTAtccataatgaccggctctataaaaatattacatgatctaccctgtcagatgaattacaacaataaaataaaaaataaaaacagtgccaaaatagcaatatttttgtcattttgccttacaaaaagtgtagtagcaagtACCAATCAAAAAGTACAATGTATCCCACAATGGTACAATTGAAAACGTcacatcatcctgcaaaaaataaacccctagacaagatgatcggcagaaaaagtTTGTAAACAAATTatttaaaatagacatattaggtataccTCTGTCTGTAATgatctgctctttaaaaatatctaaTAGTTTACCCCTTCAAGTGAATGctgtaacaaaaaaacaaaaacaatgtcaaaacagccattttttatcaccttggcTTACAAAAAGCATAAAAGCGAGCAGTCGAAAAGTACTATgtaaaaaatagtaccaatgaaagattaaaataatcctgcacaaaatacccccccccccccccaagacgatcagcagaaaaaaaaaaaaacatggctctaataaaatgtaaaattggTACCTCTGTAAttatactgaccagcagaataaagataatgTGTCATTTTTCCCAGCACAGTGTACGTCCTagtaacaaatcccaaaaagcaaCAGGAGAGTTGTCTCCTTATCTTTTTTTTGCTtcccaaaaaaacaaataaaaagtgatcaaaaagttgtaagtATCCCAtaatagaaccaatgataaagCTCCTTTGAGAGAATTAAATGTATGGTTGTCAGACAATGGCTGTACTGGTGTCCAGAGTCTAATCAATAGAAACATGGCACCCATAAACCATTccaccaaaatctgccctccaaaaaacatatggcactcCTTCTCTTCTattccctgccgtgtgcccaaacATCCTCAATTATGAAAACATATGTGGTGTTGCCGTGTTAAGGAGAAAATGCTTACCAAAATTTGCAATGCtttttcctgttaccccttgcaaaaaataaaaatagggtgCTTATGCAACATTATATTGGAagaaataaaatgttttatttttacacaCAGGTGTTTCTAAATTCAATTTACAATCTGTGGTGTTAAAGAGGTCAATACTAGTgctgagcgagcaccaaagtgttagggtgttcggtccgaacacatAGCGATATTTGTGCGCTcggccaagcacccgagtataatggaagtcaatgggagacaaccaggcaccccctgctcggatgaggggagggtgcctggaccataggaaaaggtctaaaagtgacagaaacaactctgaaatcgatcaggaacagcagggggaacatgtctggatgcatcttagacaccaatgtcgctgctggaaaccatgttgtccaagttgtacgccacttttacagactgacaaaaaaatggccaaaaccccgctcccacaaaaaaaacccttccagaggaaaaattgttaggaaactttCTTTCCTGTaaattcaattgtatatacagtgtaagtgctgcagaaaattacaaggaagaagcactccaATACAGCCTGTATTTTacctaaaggagggcctcattaacatagtggtacaattgttcaggtagtgggactcctacactcatacagcctatgcactaagtgaaagtgctgccaaaaattacaaggaactggcactccaatgcaccttttattacacataaaggagggcatcatacacaccattTAACAATTataattaatggcctgctggtgacaatCAAAAAAAATTAGGCGCAAGAGCCCTCTagttaccctctaaaacaatacgggtgagggcctgctgctgagctgaccctcttaaacattatggttgagagcctgctggtgagctgaccctggaaaacattaGAGGTAAGTGCTTGAAGGTGAGCGaacaccataaaacattgtagtgagggcctacaggtgagcagaccgtataaaacattggaggtaagggcctgaaggtgagtgaaccccataaaacattgtagtgagggcctacaggtgagcagaccatatgaaacattggaggtgagggcctgaaggtgagcgaaccccataaaacattgtagtgagggccaacaggtgagcagactgtatgaaacattggaggtgagtgcctgaaggtgagcgaaccccataaaacattgtagtgagggcctacaggtgagcaaactgtatgaaacattagaggcgagggcctCAAGGTGCGAAAACCCCATAAAACCTTGTAgttagggcctacaggtgagcagaccgtatgaaacattagaggtgagggcctaaaggtaagcgaaccccaaaaaacattgtaGGGAggtcctacaggtgagcagacctaataaaaacattggaggtgagggcctgaaggtgagcgaaccccataaaacattgtagtgagggcctacaggtgagcaaaccgtataaaacattggaggtgagggcatgAAGGTgaacgaaccccataaaacattgtagtgagggccagcaggtgagtagaccatatgaaacattggaggtgagggcctgaaggtgagcaaaccccataaaacattgtagtgagggcctacaggtgagcagaccatatgaaacattggaggtgagggcctgaaggtgagctaaccccataaaacattgtagtgagggtctacaggtgagcagaccatatgaaacattggaggtgagggcctgaaggtgagcgaaccccataaaacattgtagtaagggccaacaggtgagcagactgtatgaaacattggaggtgagggcctgaaggtgagtgaacccccaaaaaaattgtagggaggtcctacaggtgagcagaccatatgaaacattggaggtgagggcctgaaggtgagcaaaccccataaaacattgtagtgagggcctacaggtgagcagaccgtatgaaacactggaggtgagggcctgaaggtgagcgaaccccataaagcattgtagtgagggcctacaggtgaataGACCTAATagagaaacattggaggtgagggcatgaaggtgagcgaaccccataaaacattgtactgagggcatatatactgtatggaacaggaggaggagaagaaaacaagattcaaacatataccattttttggaggtgaaaagggggcatctgaatcttgtggattaagtacattgtaaagcatacatttaaattgtGTGTTTGTttctcatttttatctgagtcaacctgtcagcattgccagtcaACAAGCAGATACGCTTACCTGTTATaataccaccagcagcactaaaaacATGCTCAGACAatacgctggcagcagggcaggccagcacgccCAAGGCATAGAGCGTAAGTTCGGtctacatgtccagcttggacacccagtagttgtaaggcaccgaGGGATCATTCAGgaggctgacacggtctgctatgtattctttcaccatcttccaaatctTGTCCCTCCGTGagccactaggccgcgcttcagggtgaggttgctggtggggtgtcataaaagcGTCCCATGCCTTGGACAGTGTTGCCCTGCGTTTGTTGGAACtggtgtgtgttccccttgtctcccttcctcggttgccaaaggaagtacggactctgtcaccagtattGTCAGAtgtaaatgtttggagcaatttctcaacaaggaccttctggtattgcacaattttaCTTGCCCTCTCCAccgcaggaatgagagatgagaagttctctttgtagcgggggtcaagaagggtgaacacccagtaatccgtgttgtctaaaatgtgtatcacgcgagggtcacggggaaggcagcctaacatgaagtcagccatgtgtgctagagtaccaacaggcaagacctCTATGTTGATGTCagcatgactctccatctcctcatcctcctcctcatccccttGTGCCCATTCACTTCGAACCAGTGGAATTAAAGTTCCGTCGTtagtaccctctgtagcagaggcaacattctccagctcctcctcctcctccttatggtctaatttgcgctgagaagatgaacacCCACACTAAACTCCTCCCCCATTTctacgtctgccacattcagagcgttgtccttaattgtgagcagtgatcgtttgagtagacacagaagtgggatgcttaCGCTGATTATAGGGTTATCGCAattaaccatctgtgtggattcctcaaagtttcttaaaacctcacagaggtctgccatcaatgcccactcctcgcttgtgaatagtagAAGTTGACTCGAAAgacaacgaccatgttgcagctggtattccacaactgccctctgctgctcacaaagcctggacaacatgtagaatgtagagttccagcgcgtgctcatgtcgcaaaACAGTCGGTAAGCTGGAAGccccaagcgctgctgcagcgttgacagagcggctgaagctgtggacgactagCGGAAATTGGCACACATGCGGCGCGTGTATACTCGTAGCTCTGTCAAATTTGGGGATGTTTTAATAaagcgctgaaccactaagtttaatacATGCGCTAGGCATGGCACGTGCATCAGGTtgcccgagctccaaagccaccactcaGTTACGGCCATTCtccgacacaaccatgcctggttgtaggttgagtggcgacagCCACAGCTCCGTCTGGTTtcttataccctgccatagctctgcagcggtgtgctgtttgtcccctaggcagaacagcttcagcacggcctgttgacgtttccccacagcagtgctacactgcttccagctaccgactgatggctgactgctggagaTAGAAGTAGTGAAGGTAGCGtcggaaaaggaggaggaggaagagaagtgggggttggagccagtaacatag
The genomic region above belongs to Bufo gargarizans isolate SCDJY-AF-19 chromosome 4, ASM1485885v1, whole genome shotgun sequence and contains:
- the LOC122935456 gene encoding proton-coupled folate transporter-like, coding for MCHSLRSIITVEPVLFLFMTGIFLQTPAYQQLILNKVCQESYNHSICGNIQENKEEFKAVQSRGSYIMLIQIAIMSLLSILPALFLGAWSDMGSRRVGMMLPCVFAVASGGLYIAIYYIKSMTVYWAFAAAVLIGISGGHVSMFLSVFSYLADVTESVNRTFRIGIAESMIFLGGTFGFLLSGLLLEHSTFPVLFGVYCGCNLLGALYILIWLQESKPLNRFSRLYEEHHGGDESEEINIPAKKSVLTYIKDSFNTIVKKREGQNRLKIHLILLCVFMINLCNVGEQSISLMFVSYPPRSFNNEQYGWYTASKMLISGLCLIFTFHWLLKHIKETRLANIGVIMRMVSFLIMAFSSTKWMVFLGGIIYAPSGYTIAVLRSVSSKIAYPNEQGAMFSIMASVETICLLFGAAIFNGIYPATLSTFPGMCFVIMATFQIITFVLIQWISEIPTELPKVIINEE